The nucleotide sequence atagttttgCTACTAGTACAATAAGGCTCATGTCAAATGCTTCAGCGTGAACACAGAGGCACTATGAACACGAAGAACAAGAAGATTTTGTGACCTCAGCTTGGAAACAGACTGTAATCAACACTGAACATGAACATTAATCTGATACTTTCTGGTGTTTATCATATAAAACAGAGAATAAAATAATCAAAGATACTGCTGTGGTAAAAcatcttataaaaaataaatgacactttcagaCACTCACTGACTACAATCACACGAAATCAAAGCTGTGAGTCAAACTAGTATCAGGCTAAATAGAGTAAAAGAATGAAgtgtaatattaaaatgacaaacatgTTTCTCGGTTCATCTCAAACTAAAGAAGCTTTgtacatgcaagtttaacagctCAACAGTATTCATGTTGATGATGTCAGAGTGATTGACACTTGTGGGCGGGTCTTATGTTGTTAAAGTGAACTCATCCTCTCCTCCTCATTCTCTACATTCAGATCATCTCTATTCAACAGTGGCATCTCTACAGTCACTGATTCATTCTCTCGGTTTCTTCTGGAATCTGAAGGAAAATACAGAGACAATGATGAATTAGAAACAGAGAAGATTCACTGATCTGGATTTCTTCATGAGACATCAAAACTAATgtcaaacatttacaattaaaaaaaatatttaacacataTTGTCAGCAGCACATTTTGCTCATTTGAGGAGTTAAATTTAGCTTAAGCACTTTTCtcaaaaattaattgtaattacattTGTGAATTCAGTCGTGCATCTACTAGAATTTGTAATCTGAAATGTAAAGTTTACTTGGTTCATTTAGACTTCTGCATCTCGGATGTTTGTAGCATGAAAAGATTCAGCAGAAGGTCATTTCTCTCACTCTTTAATTCACTTACAGTCATTTGTTTGAAATCTAAATGAATAAACTGCATGAAGGTGAATCACAGACATCAGATCATGATAGTGTTGTAAAGTTAATGTTGAGTGCAAACAGCAGATTCTTACCAGTCTTTTCCTTCATCAATGATTCAGTCCTCGCTTCTTTTGTGACAGCAGCATCTAGAAACAGACAAATACAAAGATATCCATTAGATCAAGTGTGTTCATGTGAACAACAGAGATCAAAATGATACAGAAACATGATTCAGATGCTGTTTCATCAGTTCAAAACAAAGACAGTTTGCCGTGTTTCAGAGGAGAAGAATCTAATACACATTTCTGTGTTATTTACACAGTGCTGatagaaataaaaactgaatgaaataCTCACTGGGGTGAAGCAGCAACTTTAATCAGTTTTAATCTTTAATAATAGATTAAGAATGAACTACAGAACAAACTCTGAATGAAGTTTGAACATTAATCAGTTTGATCTGAATTACCTGCAGAAAAAAATCTGAGGAAGAAAAATGTGATCATTATTACACTGACTAGAGAGACTCACTTCTGACAGTAACAGTGTATGTCCTGTTTTTGTTCCCTTCACTGCTGCTGATCTTCAGTTTATAACGTCCAGCATGTTCATATGTAGAGTTGTTGATGATCAGATTTCCAGTCTTCTCGTTCAGctccagtctgtctctgaatctctcatcaggaACATCATGTGTCTCTCCAGTCCCTCCTTTGATTTCAGCGATGAGAGAGTTTTCATCTCCAAACCTCCACTCTATCTCCTCATCTCTctgtatttcagtaagatcagtcTTTAGATGGACAGATTCTCCCTCAGTCACTTCCACATTCCTCTCTTCATGTGACAGCAGCACACAGAAACAGAGAAATACAAAGATATCCATTAGATCAAGTGTGTTCATGTGAACAACAGAGATCACAATGATACAGAAACATCATTCAGATGCTGTTTCTTCAGTTCAACACAAAGACAGTTTGCTGTGTTTCAGAGGAGAAGAATCTAATACACATTTCTGTGTTATTTATAGAGCGCTAGGGTGGGCGATATGAGCTACAattcatatcacaatattttacactgtcCAGGCGATATCgatattattacattaaaaatatttaagccTTATATAACTATAAAGGGTAAGGGATTGGACAGAGacatgaaaagtatttttttttattgtgtcatGTTTTTTGGCCATTGTGCAGCTGTCAGGAATTGTTGAttatatgctcaccaaggctacatttatttagtaaaaatacagtaaacactgtaatattgtgaaatattgtccGTTTAAATGATCTATGATTGTTTTAACACATAGGTTACTGTAttactgtgatcaaagctgtattttcagcatcatttctccagtcttcagtgtcacatgatcttcagaaatcagtctaatatgatttgatgctcagtaaccatttctgattattatcaatattgttaACAGTATCCACGGTATCGCAAAATCCATATCATTTAACAACATGTTACCAGTAGACACTTTCATACCAAAAACGTGCCCAAAAATAAAAGCTGAATGAAATACTCATTGAGATGAggcagaaacttttttttatttttaataatagatTAAGAATGAACTACAGAACTAACTCTGAATGAAGTTTGAACATTAATCAGTTTGATCAGAATTATCTGCAGAAAAATATCTGAATCTATGAGGAAGAAGAACTGTGATTATTATTTCACTGACTGGAGAGACTCACCTTTAATAGTAACACGGTATATCCTGTATTTATTCCCTTTACTGCTGCGCATCTTCAGTCTATAATCTCCAGTATGTTCATATGTACAGTTCTTGATGAGCAGATCTCCAGTCTTCTCGTCCAGCTCCAGTTTGTCTCTGAATCTCTGATCAGGACCATGATGTGTCTTTCCAGTCCCTCCTTTGATTTCAGCGATGGGAGAGTATTCATCTCTAAACCTCCACTCTATCTCATCATCTCTctgtatttcagtaagatcagtgtTTAGATGGACAGATTTCTCCCTATTCACTTCCACAATCCTTGCTTCATGTCACAGCAGCAGATAGAAACAGAGAAATAAGGAGATTATAATATCAGTAAAGTTTCattaagggtgtgtgtgtgtgtgtgtgtgtgtgtatatacatgtacatgtaGTAGCAGCTCTGGCTTATTTGTTGACCAAGGCACAATAAGACACGTCGCCCACAAAAGGTATAAAGATGCAACATGCACTGATAAACTTTTATTGTAGAACTATATAAGCACTTAACTCAAATAATAACTATCAAATAGTAAAAATACCTACAAAACTTGACTTAAAGTTCTTATAATGAAATTTGTATATTTGACATACAATAATGAAtccttaatttattttcaattaaaagttTTTCCCCtggtaaattattaaatgttatttcacTGGTAAATCAATAAAGTCTGATAGTTGACAGCTTCTAACAACAATATATTGCACAGGATAATGTTTGAGCACACACAATATCAGAGCGAGAGCCGAGCCAATTAATAACACACACAGTATATCTGAGAGAACTGCAGGTGCTCTCATGTTAATGCACTCTCCACATTAAAATAATACCATGAGAGAAATATAAATGAGAGAAATCACATCTTAAAGCTGTATGGACAGACAGTGTCTCATGTCGTCTCTCAGCTTACTGTGAGCCCTGGACAGATGTCTTTATTAACTCTGTCAGGATCTGCCACTGTACTAATTATGTAACATTAATaactttaatactttaaaaataaaatgctacattttaaTACACATTCAATATTTATGaatgcagttaaaatatttattcttaaTTGGTGTATTAATGTCCTGCTCTGCATTAAGTCTTCATTTTAAACAGATAAATTGAGAAAAATACTTAATGAATGTCAAATACAGTCACGCAATATAATGAATTTAAATTCAGTTCAGTGTAAAACTAATCATTCAGTTCATCATCACGCTTACACTTGAGTAcaattcaaaaaaacaaaaacaaaaaaaaaaccaacaacaacaaaaaaacttttacttaCGTGGTACTGAAACATTGAATCTCTTGAACAAGATCcctctgctgctgctgatgatcaGTAGCTTATAGAGTCCCATGTGTTCAGCTTCAATCTCTGTGATGGTCAGTGATCCAGTctcgtccagcttcagtctgtctctgaatctctcattaaCATCATCATCTACTGTTCCTCCTCTGATTTGAGCGATGACCTTGTCTTGATATCCAAACATCCACAGGATCTGATCATCTCTCTGTATTTCAGTACCAGGGtttagagtgacagaatctcctcCTATCAGTTTTTTCTCCTCCACTTTATCTGTAACCACAAgaacacagaaacagaaacagagaaaacagacaaatttGTCTTTAGATCAAGTGTGTTCATGTGAATATCAGAATTTGAAATGTCTACATCATGATCATTCAGATTCTGTTTTATCAGTCTGAAATCAAGACATTTAGCTGTTTTCTTATACAGAAACTTTATATTACTGTCTGCTTCAGATTTGATAGATTTCAAAGATAAAACTATAAATCCTatactataaactataaatatagTGAACTTTATACAGTGTGCtgatataaatgaaaaattaagGAAGTACTTTTTGGGGCAGCAACAGAACAGTGTTTCACAAATTTTTGAAACTGAATGAAATAATCTACAGAACAAACTCTGAATGGGGTCTGAAATTAAATGGTTTGAGAAGAATTATATGCAGAAGCAAAACATTATGAAGAATGACTACCAGTGAAGATCTGTGATCATTATTATACTGACTTGAGCTACTCACCGCAGACAGTGACAGTAAATGTCTGTTCTTTATTCCCTCTGCTGGAGATGATCAGTAGTTTATAGACTCCAGAGTGTTTGGTTCTGGTGTTcttgatgatcagagatccagtcttcTTGTTCAGctccagtctgtctctgaatctctcatcagcaACATCATCATATGTTAAGATCTCTCCGGTCTTTACATTGAGTTCAGCTATGAGAGTCTGTTGCACTTTATCTCCAAACAGCCAGTGTATCAAATCATCTTTGCTTATTTTTCTAGCAGGATTTAGAGTAACAGATTCTCCCTCCGTCACGGTTATCTTCCTCTCTTCATGTGTGAGAACAGTTCATAGAAGGACAGAAACACACAGATGTCATTAGAacaagtgtgtgtgcatgtgaacatCAGAGTTTGACATTTCTACACACAGATCATGCAGACGCTGTTATCAGAGATGATCTTTACACTGCTGTGTGAAGAGTTTGAGCTGAAAATGAAGTTCTGTATAAAACATTGAATACAGCTCTGACTGACATTACCATCTAAACATTAAACAGTTCGAGCTGAATTCACTTCAGGAAAAAAACGAATGAATGAGGAAGAATGTGATCATTATTACACTGACTTGAGCGACTGATGACAGAAATGTAgaatcttttatatattttgtctcCGCCTCTTGTGATCTTCAGAGTGTAGCGTCCAGTGAGTGCAGCTGTGATGTCTGTGATGGTCAGTATGCCGGTCATctcgtccagcttcagtctgtctctgaatctctcatcaggaCCATCATATATAAGCATCTTTGTGTTCTTGATTTCAGTCAGGACAGTCTGTTGATCTTTATCATCAAACAGCCACTGAACCTCATCACTTTTCTGTATACCAGTATCAGGGTGTAGAGTGACAGATTTTCCCTCCATCACTGATATCTTCATATCTTCATGTGTGAGAACAGTgcatagacagacagaaacacacagatgCCATTGGATCAATAATGTGTGCATGTGAACATCAGAGTCAGAAATCttatttgtaatttcattttcGGGGGCTTTTGTCCCTTTGTCACAGCATGTGGTTATATGACAAATAATAGGCCATTGGAGCgattttttaaaaacactgtatAATCAAAGACAGAAACACTTTAGACTAAAATGATCTGTGGAAACATTAAGCAGTTTGAGCTGAATTTACTTCAGAAACAAAATTACTGAATGAGGAAGAATGTGATCATTATTAAACTGACTCGAGCGACTCACCTTTGACATAAACAATGAATCTTTTGTAGAaggtttctcttcctcttctgaCCTTCAGAGTGTAGAGTCCAGAGTGTTCAGTTCTGATGTCTGTGATGGTCAGTGATCCAGTCGTCTCGCCCTGCTTCAGTTTGTTCTTGAATATCTCACCAGGACCGTCATATGTCTTCATCTCTCTGTTCTCTCCTTTGATTTCAGCGATGAGAGAGTCTTTAACCCCGAATAACCACTGTATCTCATCTCCTCTCTGTATTTCAGTTTCAGGGTTTAGAGGGACATGATTTCCCACCATCACTGACCCTGGCAGCATCACAAAGAAACACAGAAAAGAAGAGATTATTATTGAGATTTCAAATGATCATGTCAGTATCATTTAATGGCTGAGAGGATATTGCATGATTCTTCATACGTGCTTCTTATTTCATCTTCTGGATGACTTTAACTAAAGTTCTGTAACAATGtgcaataatgttaataaaatattttccacTGAAAAAATAAAGTATGTCAAAAGGAACAAACTTGTTTTTAAACTATTCATTCTGGGTAAATACTTATACACACTCagctaaaggattattaggaacacctgttcaatttctcattaatgcaattatctaatcaaccaatcacatggcagttgcttcaatgcatttacaggtgtggtcctggtcaagacaatctcctgaactccaaactgaatttcagaatgggaaagaaaggtgatttaagcaattttgagcatggcatggttgttggtgccagacgggccggtctgagtatttcacaatctgctcagttactgggattttcacacacaaccatttccagagtttacaaagaatggtgtgaaaagggaaaaacatccagaatgcatcagtcctgtgggcgaaaatgccttgttgatgctagaggtcagaggagaatgggccgacttattcaagctgatagaagagcaactttgactgaaataaccactcgttacaaccgaggtatgcagcaaagcatttgtgaagccacaacacgcacagccttgaggcggatgggctacaacagcagaagaccccaccgggtaccactcatctccactacaaataggaaaaagaggctacaatttgcacgagctcaccaaaattggacagttgaagactggaaaaatgttgcctgttcTGATGAGTCCTGTTGAGACATttagatggtagagtcagaatttggcgtaaacagaatgagaacatggatccatcatgtctTGTTACCATTGTGCTGGCTGGTGgaggtggtgtaatggtgtgggggatgttttctttgcacactttaggccccttagcgccaattgggcatcgtttaaatgctaTGGCcgacctgagcattgtttctgaccctGCCATCCCttaatgaccaccatgtacccatcctccgatggctacttccagcaggataatgcaccctGTCACAAAGCTCGagtcatttcaaattggtttcttgaacatgacaattgggtcctccgacgaccgcaaaaaccggaagtcggtgtttgtgaatttggacagcctacccttctttcagttccctcccttaactgttgctcatatcctgtcgcctagcaaccgtgacagcgcaaagcaagacgcgggtgaagagctcattgTTCTCTCcctggagctttataaacacttctgtctgctctttcgtccttagaagcgttaaaaacagcttcaatcactaacaaataagctgtgtgtaaggggatattcacacaggcagtaaggaagaagctagtttacgaaagtaaactttgtttttttttttacatatacacgtacaaatgtaaaaaaaaaaaaaaatgcttaacgctaaaacaaaatgcctaactagaaaaccactgaaaatatatattaaaaaacatcgaaaatactactcctcccccactccgctacgctcacttcgtcctgccgaaaagaattatgggataggtaggacgcgaaaggatccaccacacccatccttccaattctaGGAAAaagaggacgcatttgtgggccgcatttgaaggatcctacgaatttggacagccttcgtcgcggcgctgtgacgtaacatccttcaaatgcgtcctccgaaggatgtagaccctgaatttggacacagctaatgagttcactgtactaaaatggcccccagtcaccagatctcaaaccaattgagcatctttgggatgtggtggaacgggagcttcgtgccctggatgtgcatcccacaaatctccatcaactgcaagatgctatcctatcaatatgggccaacatttctaaagaatgctttcagcaccttgttgaatcaatgccacatagaagtaaggcagttctgaagtggtgttcctaataatcctttaggtgagtgtacatctttttcatcatcatataaCTAAATATAACATTGTTATTTACGTACTAATGAATgagcagattaaaaaaaaaaaaaaaaaatcttcatacagGTCTTTtccacatacaggtgctggtcatataaatagaatatcatcaaaaagttgatttcactaattccattaaaaaagtgaaacttgtatattatattcattgattacacacagactgatagatttcaaatgtttatttcttttaattttgattataactgacaactaaggaaaattttgaatattgtgaaaaggttcaatactgaAGACACCCGCTGCCACACTCTAATGAGCTAATTAACTCGAAACACtggcaaaggcctttaaatgatctttcagtctagttctgtaggctacacaatcatggggaagaccgctgacttgacagttgtccaaaagacgaccactgacaccttgcacaaggaggacaagacacaaaagatcattgcaaaagaggctgactgttcacagagctctgtgtccaagcacattaacagagaggcgaagggaaggaaaagatgttgtAGGAAAAAGTTTACAATAGGGATAACGGCACTTCAAGAACCACTACTCACAGACGTATGccagacatgggtttcagctgttgcattccttgtgtcaaaccactcttgaacaacacacagcgtcagaagcgtttcgcttcaaaaaggactggactgctgccgagtggtccaaagttatgttctctggtgaaagtaaatttagcatttcctttggaaatcagggtcccagagtctggaggaagagaggagaggcacacaatccatgttgcttgaggtccagtgtaaagtttccacagtcagtgatggtttgtggtgccatgtcatctgctggtgttggtccactgtgttttctgaggtccaaggtcaatacagtcgtataccaggaagttttagagcacttcatgtttcctgctgctgaccaactttatggagatgcagatttcattttccaacaggactttgcacctgcacacagtgccaaagctaccagtaccttttttaaggaccatggtatccctgttcttaattgaccagcaaactcgcctgactaTGGGGTAttttgaagaggaagatgcgatatgccaaacccaaaaatgcagaagagctgaaggccactatcagagcaacctgggctctcataacacctgcgCAGTCCCACAGACTCAAAACCCAAACTACATGTcgcgccgcattgctgcagtaattcaggaaaAAGGAGCATCAATAGTAAGTATTGAGtcctgtacatgctcatacttttcacgttcatacttttcagttggccaagatttctaaaaaccctttctttgttttggtcttaaataatattctaattttctgagatattgaatttggtattttccttagttgtcagttataatcagcaaaattaaaaggaataaacatttgaaatacatcagtctgtgtgtaatgaatgaatataatatacaagtttaactttttgaatggaaatagtgaaataaatcaactttttgatcatATTCTAATTACATGACCAACACCAGTAATGAGAGTTTATAATGGCCTTCACAAAGTTACCTCCACAAATAACAATAAAGACACCAGAACATGAGTTCATATTCTGTAAATCTTCTTAATTCAGAAAAAAGCTTcatgtttatttgcttatttaaaagGATCCTCATTAGCTGATGCCGAGATGACAGCTAGTCTTCCTGGGGTCCAAACAATACATACAAAACCCAATAATTACAATCACAATtactctcaaatatatcatatgtaaatacacattagagaaaaaaaaatacaaaaatacaaaaagtactaattaaaacaataaaataatgaaaaacaacgTAGCACATAATACAACCTCACTCAACCAATCCAGACAATATTATGATGTTGACAACAAATACAGTCTTAGTCTTTTTTTAAAACCAGTTTTTCCCTTGATCTCACGAACCCCAACTGGAAGATTGTTCCAAAACACAATTGACCTATAAAACACTGTCCTCTTCACAGAGTCAGATTTAGGTAGGGGTAAAGAGATCTGTCGACTATTCGCCCCTCTTGTGTAATGTGAATGCATATCTTAATAGTAAATTATATTATCATAAAGAAATTTAGGAGTCAGAGTATTAATAATTCTATGAAGGTATactaacatattaaaatatagtcTATGCTTGACCATCAGCCAAGCAAGACGTTCATGCATCTCTGCAACACTAGTTCTCGAAGAACAACCAAGAACCAGTCTTGCAGCCTTGTTTTGTGccacttgtaatttttttaaatgactacttGGTGCAGCAGACCATACAACAGAATAGTAATCCAAATGACACAAAACCAATGTACAAACAACACGACTAAACAGCTGTGAATTTAGAAACTGTGCACATTTACGCGTAACTGCAACAGCTCTACCCATTTTAGCAACAACTGTGTTAATGTGATCAGACCATGACAATGTGGAATCAAGCCAAAGTCCAAGAAACGTCACCTTTTTTACTTGATGTATATTTTGACCATTTACTTGTATATTAATTTTAGGATTATCAGATAATCTATACTTAGAACCAAATATTATACTCatagtttttgaaatatttagaacaagtttatttgttttgatCCAGTTATACAATTTGCTAATCTCACAAGACAGAACCTGATTAAGCTCTGAACATGTAGGGGCTGCATAATAAAGAGTAGTATCATCAGCAAACATAGTCAATGTAGCCTTACTGAGTATATAAGGCATATCTTTGTAAAAATTGAAAATAACAAAGGTCCAAGGCAACTTCCTTGAGGAACAGCACAATCCAGGGACTTGCTACaagataatgcaccattaaaataAACTCTTTGCGACCTCTCCGACAAATAGCTCTTAAACCACTTGATTGCTGAAGAAGTAAAACCATAAGTTTGGAAATCAAAATTTAATGGTCGATCACATTGAAGGCAGCACTGAAGTCCAGTAGTAGTGTACCCACTAGCATTGAATTATCAATTGATTTTAGCCAACTATCTGACATT is from Carassius gibelio isolate Cgi1373 ecotype wild population from Czech Republic chromosome B22, carGib1.2-hapl.c, whole genome shotgun sequence and encodes:
- the LOC127988464 gene encoding uncharacterized protein LOC127988464; this translates as MKSAFKSFQIFLLLCGVFGADEDEVKSVMVMEGDSVTLNPDLTQINKFNLIDWRFGDPVIAKIFGKDISYPSHTEIFRDRLQLDQTGSLSIKNMRTKHSGLYKAEISHSTGTSFRKFNVTIYASPSVFAGAEAEMKSVSVMEGDSVTLQTDVPQLTGDELIVWRFGDEGKLIAKADIEAKSSSLYDETDERFRDRLKLDETGSLTITNTRITDSGEYKVKISSNKQTLYKRFIVTVSERGFSGGAVAGIVIAVLLLAAAVAGVIYYFLRPRIINLPNQTWSVMVGNHVPLNPETEIQRGDEIQWLFGVKDSLIAEIKGENREMKTYDGPGEIFKNKLKQGETTGSLTITDIRTEHSGLYTLKVRRGRETFYKRFIVYVKDMKISVMEGKSVTLHPDTGIQKSDEVQWLFDDKDQQTVLTEIKNTKMLIYDGPDERFRDRLKLDEMTGILTITDITAALTGRYTLKITRGGDKIYKRFYISVISRSKRKITVTEGESVTLNPARKISKDDLIHWLFGDKVQQTLIAELNVKTGEILTYDDVADERFRDRLELNKKTGSLIIKNTRTKHSGVYKLLIISSRGNKEQTFTVTVCDKVEEKKLIGGDSVTLNPGTEIQRDDQILWMFGYQDKVIAQIRGGTVDDDVNERFRDRLKLDETGSLTITEIEAEHMGLYKLLIISSSRGILFKRFNVSVPPRIVEVNREKSVHLNTDLTEIQRDDEIEWRFGDENSLIAEIKGGTGETHDVPDERFRDRLELNEKTGNLIINNSTYEHAGRYKLKISSSEGNKNRTYTVTVRNAAVTKEARTESLMKEKTDSRRNRENESVTVEMPLLNRDDLNVENEEERMSSL